From one Terriglobia bacterium genomic stretch:
- a CDS encoding alkylmercury lyase family protein, with amino-acid sequence MDLDVQVKMAVYGHFAETGQRPSPHDVAERTGLGASTVIDAYRRLRSSRVLVLEDDGTSIRMAPPFSGVPTEHVVHSGGIRYFANCAWDALGVPSALEAPATVLSRCAQSGEPLRLDVGLEGPEASDWLFHCLVPASKWWDDIVFT; translated from the coding sequence ATGGACCTCGACGTCCAGGTGAAGATGGCGGTCTACGGACATTTCGCCGAGACCGGTCAGAGGCCTTCGCCGCACGATGTCGCGGAGCGAACGGGGCTCGGCGCCTCGACCGTGATCGACGCGTACCGGCGACTTCGATCGAGCCGGGTGCTCGTCCTCGAGGACGACGGTACGTCGATCCGGATGGCCCCGCCGTTCTCCGGGGTGCCCACCGAGCACGTCGTCCACTCGGGCGGCATCCGGTACTTCGCGAACTGCGCGTGGGACGCGCTCGGGGTGCCGTCGGCGCTCGAGGCGCCCGCCACGGTGCTTTCGCGTTGCGCACAATCGGGTGAGCCCCTGCGCCTCGACGTGGGCCTCGAGGGTCCGGAGGCCTCGGACTGGCTGTTCCACTGCCTCGTCCCGGCGTCGAAGTGGTGGGACGACATCGTCTTCACCTGA
- a CDS encoding alkylmercury lyase family protein encodes MLLFRSEERVREWCAARGAPVRPLVAIPQLWALATTWYRTRLRADSRRPQPDEMRRIFASLGLEGEFWDPRSDRFG; translated from the coding sequence ATGCTCCTCTTCCGGTCGGAGGAAAGGGTCCGAGAGTGGTGCGCGGCGCGCGGGGCACCCGTCCGTCCCCTCGTCGCCATCCCGCAGCTTTGGGCGCTCGCCACGACGTGGTACAGGACCCGGCTCAGGGCGGACTCGCGACGGCCGCAGCCGGACGAGATGCGGAGGATCTTCGCGAGCCTCGGCCTCGAGGGGGAGTTCTGGGATCCCCGGTCGGACCGTTTCGGTTAG